From a single Pseudorasbora parva isolate DD20220531a chromosome 15, ASM2467924v1, whole genome shotgun sequence genomic region:
- the LOC137042051 gene encoding trace amine-associated receptor 13c-like — protein sequence MNLTAMNQTDGCQEYFCPERSVSLSVYVILYVAAAAVALLTVCGNLLVIISVSHFKQLHTPANILILSLAVSDLLVGVFVMPLHLSWLIESCWTSGPVMCSAFKIVNFQATSVSVHTVALIAVDRFLALHSPFFYSEKISPTVICIATLFNWLFSLFYNFTLLFINGNFTDVVCPGVCLAIIDGVSSLIDLLVVFLMPSSLIIILYTHVFVIARKHVTAIRALQVHNSRESSKNRTSDKSERKAAMLLGILVFAFLLCLLPYYICSLVIPYSNDDLFHVRDVTVMIFFLNSTINPIIYALFYPWFQKSLKLIFTFKVFNKDSSLVNVM from the coding sequence ATGAATCTGACAGCAATGAATCAAACGGATGGCTGTCAGGAATATTTCTGTCCAGAGAGATCTGTTTCTTTATCTGTGTATGTGATTCTGTATGTGGCCGCAGCAGCTGTGGCTCTTCTGACCGTGTGTGGAAACCTGCTGGTCATCATCTCTGTTAGTCACTTCAAGCAGCTCCACACACCTGCTAACATCCTCATCCTCTCTTTGGCTGTGTCTGATCTGCTGGTCGGAGTTTTTGTGATGCCACTTCATTTATCTTGGCTCATCGAGTCATGTTGGACTTCTGGCCCAGTGATGTGCTCCGcttttaaaattgtaaatttCCAAGCGACAAGCGTCTCTGTTCACACTGTGGCTCTCATCGCAGTTGATCGGTTTTTGGCTttacattctccttttttttactCAGAGAAAATCTCACCCACTGTAATCTGCATAGCAACTTTATTTAATTGGCTGTTTTCACTCTTTTATAACTTCACTCTTCTCTTCATTAATGGAAACTTCACTGATGTTGTGTGTCCAGGAGTTTGTCTTGCTATTATTGATGGGGTTTCATCCCTCATTGATCTCCTGGTTGTATTTCTTATGCCATCTTCACTCATCATAATATTATACACACATGTTTTTGTCATTGCTAGGAAACATGTGACTGCTATAAGAGCTCTTCAGGTTCACAACAGCAGAGAATCCTCTAAAAACAGAACCAGCGATAAATCAGAGCGAAAAGCTGCGATGCTTCTGGGGATTCTGGTCTTTGCGTTTCTCCTTTGTTTACTGCCATATTATATTTGTTCTTTAGTGATCCCGTACAGTAATGATGACTTGTTTCATGTCAGAGATGTTACAGTAATGATTTTCTTCCTGAACTCCACCATTAATCCCATCATCTATGCCTTATTTTACCCCTGGTTTCAGAAAAGCTTAAaattaattttcacatttaaagtgtttaataaAGACTCCTCCCTGGTGAATGTGATGTAA